The genomic region ACCTTGCCTTCGAGCCTCATGGCGTCAGTACCAAGGGCCGCGGGGAGACTGGATTCCGGCCTACGCCGGAATGACGACATGGGGCGGATCGCACGGCATGACGAGGTGGGGCGGGGGGCATGGCCTCAGCGGCTCTCGCCGCGGCCGGTGGCGATCCAGGTGGCGACGTGCTCGCCGGCGTCGATGATCTCCGATTGGCCCAGCATGTGAAACGCCGAGCAGATGTGGTTGGGCAGGATCTGCACGCGCTGCCCGATCGTCAGCTCGCCGGGCGGACCGTCGCCCGTCCAGCGCAGCCAGCCGTGCTCCTCGGAGAGCTGGTACAGCTCCCAGCCCGGCAGGTCCACGACAAGGCCGTAGCCGCCGGGCGCGCCCGGCACGTGGATGCCGAGGCGGTCGTGGCTGACCGACTTGGAGCCGGCGTCCAGGATGGCCCGGTCCGGCTCGACGTGGCTGACCACCGTGGCCACCACCCGCGCCGCGCAGCGGTCGAAGCCCACCACGCCGCGCAGCACCTGCCCGTAGTCGTTGAAGGCGTAGATTCCGGGACGGACCTGCGTGATCCCGTCCACCGCGGTGGTGTGGCGGGCGGTAGCGCTGGAGCCCACCGACACCACGTCGATGTCGAGTCCCCTGGCCCGCACCTCGTCGGCGGCGGCGACCATCAACTCCCCGGCGTCGACCGAGGCGTTGTGCAGGCCGTCGGTGCCGGGCTTGGAATAGGCGTGGCCCTCATGGGTGATCAGCCCCCGCAGGCGCAGCCCCGGGAGGGGCGCGATGGCGGCCCCGAAGTCGGCGGCCTCGCCGGCCGGCACGCCGCAGCGGTGATAGCCCGTGTCGGTGATCACCAGCACCTCCGCGGTCATGCCTTCGGCGGCCATGCCCGCCCCGAGCGCCTCGGCAGCGCCGAAGGAGTCCACCGACAGCAGGATGTTGGCCCTGTGCATGAGCCGCCGGGCGCGGGCGATCTTGGCGTCCCCCACGATCGGGTACGCCATGACGAAGCTGTCCAGACCTGCGTCGGCAAGGGCCTCCGCCTCGCCCAGCTTGGCGATGCAGAGCATCTCCGCCCCGGCCGCCATCTGCAGGCGGGCAATCTCGGGCGTGCGATGCGTCTTGGCGTGAGGCGCCAGGCCGATGCCTCTGCCGGCCGCATAAGCCGCCATGTCGGCGATGTTGTGCTCCATGCGGGCGCGGTCCACCACCAGGGAGGGCGTCTCGATGCTGGCGGGGATGTCCAGGAGGCCGCCGGCGGGGATCGTCCGATCAGCCATCGTCTGCTCCTATCACGAACGTCGCCTCGGTGACGATCGGGAGATCGAAGGGGAGGCTCGCCACGCCCACGACCGAGCGGGCGGGCCGGGCGTCGGGCCCGAACGCCGCCTCCAGCACCTCGCTCGCCCCGTCCAGGACCCGGGCGTGATCTTCGAAGCCTGCCGCGGCGTTGACGTACCCGGTCATCCGCAGCACGCCGCTGATCGCCGACAGGTCGCCGAGCGCACCGGCCGCCGACGCAAGCAGGCTGAGGGCGGTGGCGGCGGCGGCCGCGCGCCCCTCGCTGAGAGTGAGCGCGTCCCCCACGACGCCGCGGTGCGTGAACCCGCCGTCGGGACCGAGGGGTCCGTGGGCGCTCAGATGCAGAAGATCCCCGTGACGGCGGGCAGGCACGTACATGCCCTTCGGTTGGGGCGGGGGCGGCAGTTCCCAGCCGGCTGCCCGCAGCCGCTCGACGGGCGTGCTCATGCCGCCGTCCGCAGTTGGCTGCGCAGCACCCGGCCCGGCCGGGCACCGGTGTGGACGTCGTCGTCCTTCACCAGCTCGCCGTTCACCAGCACCCAGGGCATGCCCTCGGGATGTTGCCGGGGATTCTGGAAGGTGGCGGTGTCGCGTACCGCGTCGGGGTCGAACACCACGATGTCGGCCCAGTAACCCGGCCGCAGCAGTCCCCGGTCGAATTGCCGCAACCGCAGGTTCGGCAGCGCCGCCAGCTTGCGGACGATCTCCGGCCAGCCGAACATGCCCTCGTCGCGGGCGTAGTGGGCCAGGTAGCGGGCGAAGGTGCCCCAGGCCCGGGGGTGCGGGCGGGCGCCGGTCATGATGCCGTCGCTGCCGCCCATGTGGAACGGCAACTGCATGATGGTGCGCACGTTGTCCTCGTGGCCGACGTGGGTGAGGATGTTGACGTTCAGCCGCTCGTCGAGCATGAGGCGACGGACCGCCTCCCAGGGCGACACCGCCAGCTCGGCGGCGATCTCGGACACGCGCCGGCCGATCCAGCGCCTTCCTTCCTCGCTGCCCACCGAGGAGACCTCGATGGCTGACCAGTCCATCAGCGCACCGTGGAAGCCGTCGGTGCCGACGTCCTCGAGTTCGTGGCGGATCCGCTCGGCCGCGCCGGGATCGGCCAGGTGCGCCAGCACACCCTCGGGACCCTCGGTCCACGCCCAGTTCGGCAGGAATGCGGCCATGTAGGTGGAGCCGGGCACGTAGCAGTAGCTGTCGGCGCTGATCTCCAGCCGGCGTGGGTCGATGGCGGCCAAGCGATCGACCAGCTCGCCGGCGCGGCCCCCGTTGCCGGGGAAGCTGACCTGGCAGTGCGTGAGGTGCAGCGGCGCGCCCGAGCGCAGGCACACGTCGACCATCTCGTCGTAGGCCTCCATCACGCCGCGCCCGTAGCTGCGGGTGTGGGGCGAGAAGTAACCGCCGAAGGGCACGATCTCCGAACACAGCTCCACCAGCTCGTCGGTCCCGGCGTACATGGCCGGCGTGTAAGTGAGGCCGGTGGACAGGCCCAGTGCCCCCTCGGCCATGCCCTGGCGGACCAGGGAGCGCATCTCGGCCAGTTCAGCCCCGGTCGCAGGCCGGTCGTCGGTGCCCACGGTCATCATGCGCAGGTTCCCGTGGGGCACCAGGAACGCCACGTTCAGCGACGGCGGCGACGCCTCGAAGCGCTCCAGGTACTCCGCCACGGTGCGCCAGCCGTAGTCCAGACCGGGCGGATCCCCCACCCAGCCGGCGGTCTGGGTGCGCACCGCCGCCAGGGTGAAGTCGTCGAAGGGCGCGTAGGCCAGCCCGTCCTGGCCGATCACCTCGCCGGTCACGCCCTGCATCACCTTGGCCTCGGCGTCCGGTTCGGCCAGCAACGCCAGATCGGAGTGGGAATGCATGTCCACGAAACCCGGCGCCACCAGGTGGCCCGACACGTCGATGACCCGCCGGGCCGATCCGGCCGGGCCGAGCGAGGCGATGCGCCCGTCGCTGACGGCGACGTCGGCGCGCAGCGGCGGCCCGCCCGTGCCGTCCACCACGTGGCCGCCAGACAGCACCAGGTCATGCATCGGCCGGGTTCACCTCCGCCTTTCCTGCCGCACGGCGGACCGACGACTCGCCGCCCGCGGTTGCCGGAGGACTCAACTCCGCAGGTTCTGGGAGTCGGCGCCAAAGATGTGGCTGCGAGCGGGGTCGAACGCCAGCCGAACGTTCGACCCGGTGTTCACCTGGGTGTCGGGGGGCATCCGCACCTGCACCGCATGTCCGGCCACCATCACGCTCACGAACAGGTCCGAACCGACCGGTTCCAGGAAACGGACCACGCCGGGGAGACCTTCGGCGTCGGGCGAGGCGAGCGTGAGATGTTCGGGACGGACCCCCAGTTGGGCGTCGCCGGCGGCTTCGGTCAGCACATCGGGCGCGATCCCCGACACTGCCGGATCCACCGCGAGTTCGTAGCCCTCCACCCGGAAGTACGTCTGCCCGTTGTCCCGCTCGAGCGCACCGCTGATGAGGTTCATGGGCGGGGCGCCCAGGAAGGTGGCCACGAACGTGTTGGCGGGTACGTCGTACACGCCGGTGGGGTCGCCCATCTGCTGAATGCGGCCGTCCTTCATCACGGCGATCCGCTGGCCCATCGTCATCGCCTCCACCTGATCGTGGGTGACGTAGATGGTGGTGATGCCGAGCCGTTCGTGCAGGCCCATCAACTCCAGGCGCGTCTGCAGGCGCAGCTGGGCGTCGAGGTTGGAGAGCGGCTCGTCCATCAGGAATACCAGCGGTTGCCGCACGATGGCCCGGGCGAGGGCCACCCGCTGGCGCTGACCACCGGAGAGCTGCTCCGGCAGGCGCTTCAGCAGCGCCTCGATCTCCAGCATCTCCGCTGCCCGCTGGACCGCCTCGGCAACCTCGTCGCGGGCCATGCGGGCCGTCTCCAGCGGGAACGCCACGTTCTTGTACACCGTCATGTGCGGGTACAGGGCGTAGTTCTGGAACACCATCGCCACATTGCGCTTGGTGGGGTCCTTGAAATTGATGAGTTCGCCGTCGACCAGGATCTCGCCGCGGGTGGCGTCCTCGAGGCCCGCGATCAGGCGCAGGATGGTGCTCTTACCGCACCCCGACGGGCCGAGCAGCACCAGGAACTCGCCGTCGGGGATGCGCAGGGTCACGTCCTCGACCGCCTCCACGCTGCCGAAGTGCTTGGTCAACTGGCGCAGGATCACCTCAGCCATGGCGCCTCCGATTTCGTCTCTGCGTCATTGCTTCTCCGGGTCATTGCTTCAGGGCACCGGCCATCGACGCCTGCACGAACCACTTCTGGAAGAACAGGAAGACGATGGTCACCGGCACGATCGTCAGGAGCGACGCCGCCGCCAGGATGCCCCAGTCGGTCACGAATTGCCCCTTCAGGGAGGCGATGCCCACCGTCAGGACCCGGAACTCGTTGTCGGTTGCCGCCACGAGCGGCCACAGGTAGCTGGCCCACGTGAGCATGAACACGAAGATGCCCAGCACCACGAGGGCCGGTTTGATGAGCGGCAGCACGATCCTGGTGAAGATGCGCCACTCGCCGGCGCCGTCGAGGCGTGCCGCCTCGTAGAGACCGTCGGGGAGGGTCTCGATGAACTGGCGCATCATGAACACCCCCAGGGGGGACACGGCGCTCGGCAGGATCAGGCCCAGGTAGGTGTCGATGTCGATCCAGTTGCCGATGATGGGCCAATCCCCGATGGTGTTCACCGTCAGGTAGGTGGGCGCCAGCACCGCCGCCACCGGCACCATGAGCGTCGCCAGGACCACGAAGAACAGCACGTTGCGCCCCGGGAAGCGCAGGCGGGCGAAGGCGTAGCCGGCCATGGAGTTGGTGACGAGCGTGAGGAGGGTGGTGCTGCCGGCGAAGATCAGCGTGTTGATCGCCCAGCGCACGTAGCTGGTGCTGGAGAACAGGAAGCGGTAGTTCTCGAGCGTGGGCTCGCTGGGAATCCACTCCGGCGGGTAGGTGAACAGCGAGACGCTGTCGCGGAACGCCGGCGAGATGAGGTAGAAGGCCGGACCGATGGCGATCACCACGAAGAGCGAGAGCACCACGTAGGCCAGGATCTTCCGGGTCCGGTCACTGGCGCGCTTGGCGCGGCCCGCCTCGGCGAGTCGCTCCGCCATGGCGTCGGCGTCGCTGATCTCGTCCGTCGCAGGGACCTCCTCGAGGGCCGGGGGATCGGGGGTCACGTCGCCGGCCACGTCATGCCTCGCGCTGTCGTCGCTTGCCCAGCAGCCAGAACGACAGCGCGGTCAGGATCAGCACCACGACCAGCAGCCCGATGCTGGAGGCGTACGCCAGGCCGGTGTCCTGGAACTTGAACAATCGCTTGTGGATGAACCACACCACCGTGGCGGTGCCGAGTCTCGGGCCGCCGTCGGTGAGCACTTGCACCGAGTCGAAGAGCTGGAAGTTGAAGATGACGGCGATCACCAGGGCGAACAGCAGCAGCGGGCGCAGTGTCGGCACGGTTATGCGCCGGAACCGGCGCCACTTGCCCGCACCGTCGATGCGGGCGGCGGCCTGCAGCTCCTCGGGCACGCTCTGCAGGCCCGCCAGGTAGAACAGCACCCAGAAGCCCAGGCCGCGCCAGACCTCCACCGCCACGATGGTCAGCAGCGCGTGGGGGTTGTCCCCCAGGAATCTGATGCCCTCGCCCCCGAGGACCGACCGCTTCAGCAGGTTCAGGATCCCGAAGTCGAAGTTGACCATGAAGAACCACATGATCGCCCCGAGGATCGGCGGCGCCAGCAGCGGGAAGTACAGCGCGACCTTGTAGAAGTTGCTGCCCTTCTTGTAGTTGTTCAGCAGCGAGGCCAGGAAGATGGCCAGAGTGAACACCACCGCGATGGCGATGAGCACGTAGATGCTGGTGTTCTTGACCGCGGTACGGAGTTCGGAGTCGCTGACGGTGCGGGTCCAGTTCTCGAAGCCCACGAAGACCCGCGGGTCACCCCTGATCAAGCCACCCTGATTGAAGCTGAGGAAGATGCCCCAGACGGCCGGGATGGCCAGGAAGACGCCCCAGACGATGAGGTACGGCGACAGGAAGCCTGCGGCGCGCCTGACGGTGCGGAAGCGGTAACGGCGGGCACGCCAGCGGTACTCGGAGTCGCTGAGACTGGGCGCCGCCCACTCGTCGGGCACCACCTCCGGCACCGGTGCATCGACCGCGGTCATGAAGTCCTCGCGGTGGTGTGTAACCCGGGAGGTCGCACCTTCACGTGCCTGCCTCGATGTCGAGATGTGCGAACAGATCGGTGTGCCCCGGGGGCCGGCAGCCCCTCACCGGTAGCTGCCGGCCCCCGGACCATCAGTGTCAGCGGCCGGCCCCGTGGCTCTCACCGTCGGGGCCGGCCGCGGCGTTGGTTACCCGCGCTCGAGGATCTCCGCGGCGCGTTGCTGCGCTCCGGACAGGGCGTCGTCGACCGACACCTCGCAGGAGGCCGCCGCCTCGAGTGCCTGGCCGTACTCGTCCAGGATCTGGGCGATGTTCGGGTGCGTGACCAGGCCGTCCCAGGAGGCCAGGACCCACTCGAGGTTCCTCTGCAGCTTCTCGTTGCCGAGGAACGTCGTGATGTCGTCCCGCGGCGAGATCCAGCCGTAGACCTCGTTGTAGGCGGTCATGAACTCGGCCGAGCTCAGGAACTTGGCCAGCTCCCAGGCGGCGTCGGGGTTGGAGCTTCCCGCGGCGACCGACCAGTGGCCCGTCGTGGAGAACATCGTCTGGGTGCCGTCGGGCGCCCCCACCGGGGGTGCGATGTCCCAGTTGAAGGGCAGGCCCTCGTCCTCGAAGGCGGTGACACGCAGTGGCTCGTCCAGCAGCATGGCCAGCTGGCCGCCCTTGAACAGCGAGATGCCCTCCTCACGGTTGTACTGGCCGATCGGCGGCTGCACCCCGTGGGTGCAGATGAGATCGGCGCCGAACTGCGTCGCCTGCCGCACCGCGTCGGAGTCGAGGGTCGCCGACGTGTAGTCGTCGGAGACGATGTCGCCGCCGAAGTTGTGGACGTTCTGCAGGTTGAAGTACCAGTTGAAGTCCACGGTCGTCATCGGCACATGGAAGCCGATGGCGTCGGTGTTCGCCTCCACGGCCTGGGCCGCGGCGATGAGCTCGTCGGTGGTGCTCGGGACCTCGCTGACGCCGGCCTGCTCGAGCAGGTCCAGGTTCACGAACATCACGGTGCTGCCGATGATGATCGGGACGCCGTACAGCTTGCCCTGGTAGAGGCTGGCATCGATGGCGCTGTCGATGAAGTGGGCGCGCTCGGAGGCGTACTCCGGGGCGCTCATCAGCGGCAGCACGTCCATGAAGGCGCCGCGATCACCGAACAGCGTGAGGTGCGTGCTCACCTGGTAGGTCACGTCGAACGGGTCGTCGCCGGCGAAGCTGGCGGTGTACGTCGACTCGACGTCCTGCCACGGAACCACCGTGTGCTCGACGGTGATGCCGGTCCGCTCCTCGAAGGGCGCGAACCACGTCTCGAACAGTGCGATCTCGTCCGGGCCGTGCGGCGCCTTGCCGAACTTCAGCGTGACGCCTTCGAAGGGACGCGCGGTCGCCTCGAGCGCCGCCTCTGCCTCGGCCTGCGCAGCCTCCGCCTCGGCCTGCGCAGCCGCAGCCTCGGCCTGCGCAGCCTCCGCCTCGGCCTGCGCAGCCTCCGCGTCGGCGCGAGCCGCGTCGGCCTCGGCCTGCGCAGCGGCTGCCTCCTCGCGTGCCGCCGACGCTTCGGCCGCGGCCGCATCGGCCGCAGCCTGCGCTGCAGCCAGTGCCGCCTCTGCCTCGGCGGCGGCCGCCTCATTGCCCTCGGCCGTGGCCTGGGCAAGATCGGCCGCTGCCTGAGCCGCGTCCGCAGCGGCAAGCGCTGCCGCGGCATCTGCCGCCGCTGCCGCCGCGTCCGCAGCGGCTGACTGCGCCTCGGCACCAGCAGCAGCCGCGTCCGCGGACGCAGCCGAGGCCTCCGCAGACGCTGCTCCGGCGTCTGCGATCGCCACACCGGCGTCAGTTGCCGCCCCCTGGGCCGCACTCATCGCCGCGTCGGCCGACGCTTCGATGTCGCTCGTGTCAGCCGCGCAGGAGGCCGCTATGAGCCCCAGCACCGCCAACAGCACCAGCCCAAGAGCCGATCCCCGTCTCCTAAACAGTTTCATCCGTCTTTCCCCTCTCGGTGTGACGATGTCGTTCCCGCCAGTGGCCCTCCCCGCAGAACCGGCGAACCCCGACCGAGCGGGGGACGAACCCCCGCCGGGCCGGAACCCCCGGCGCTGTAGCATCGTTCGACGATCTCCACAGGAAGACCCACAGGCGAATGCCGACTATAGATCAATACCCGCGGGCGCATCCAAGGCGGATCCGAGTGCCCCCCAGGCCGGGGCTCCGCCCGTCGTGACCACGCCGGAACACCAGCCGAAAGTACTGCTCACCGGCGCGGCAGGGCACCTTGGGCGGCGGATCGCGACCCATCTGGCGTCGAGCGCCTGCCGTCTGGCTCTTTGCGATGTCGACGCGGCGCGGCTGGCGGTTCTGGCCGCCGAACTCACCGGTGGAGCAACGGCGGAGGACGGACGGGTGGTGTCGATTCCGGTCGACGTGACCAACGAAACCGACGCACGGGCCGCCGTCGGTAATGCGCAGGAGTCGCTGCGCGGCCTCGACGTGCTGGTCAACGCCCACGGGATCGAGGGCCCCACGGCCCCGGTGGAGGCGCTCGACCCCGACGAGGTGCGCCGGACGTTCGATGTGAACGTGATGAGCCTGTTCTGGCTCTGCGGTGCGGCTGCTGAGATCTTCAAGACCGCCGGCGGGGGTCGCATCGTGAACTTGGCCTCGGGCGCCGGGCTGGCCGGCGGTGCCTTCACCGGCGTCTACCACGCCTCCAAGCACGCCGTCGTGGGGCTGACGCGCTCGCTTGCCCGGGAGCTGGCGCCGGCTGGCATCCTCGTGAACGCTGTCTGCCCCGGCTTCGTGGAGTCGCCGATGGTCGACCGCATCGTCTCGTCCCTCGGTGATCTGGACCTGCCCACGGACTACCGGAGCGTCGTACCGCTGGGCCGCTACGCCGACCCCGACGAGGTAGCCGAGACGGTCCGCTACCTGGCCTGCGAGGCCCCCGAGTACATGACCGGCGCCTGCCTCGTGCTTGACGGGGGCCTCCGCGCCTGAGACGCCGGGCTCAGCCGGCTCTCACTCGAGGAGGCTGAGCAGATCCTGCCTGCGGATCTTTCCGGTGGCGGTGCGCGGGAAGTCCTCGACGAAGACCACCTGGCGGGGTCGGCTGCGGCGGTCGAGTCGCTTCGCCACGAGATCGGCCACGCCGCCGGGCCGGAGCGCGCTGCCGGCGGCGGCTCTGACAGCCGCCACGGGCACCTCTCCCCACTCGGGGTCGGGCACACCGAACACGGCCACCTCCTCCACGTCGGGATGCGCCGCGATGGCCCGCTCGACCTGTGCCGCGTGGACATTGACCCCGCCCGAGATGATGATCTCCTTCGAGCGGCCGACGATCGTGATGTAGCCGTCACCGTCGACGGTCGCCAGATCTCCGGTCAGCAGCCAGCCGTCGCTGAACGCCGCTTCGGTGGCGGCTCGGTCACCCCAGTAGCCGGACATGGTTTTGGGAGTGCGGACGGTGATCTCACCGATCTCGCCGGGCGTCGTCGCGCTGCCGCCGGAGCGCCGCACGACCACTTCGGCGCCGGCGATGGCACGGCCGATCGAACCCAGCCGGGGATCGTCGGGCCCCGCCAGAGCAGCGTGGTCGGTGGCGGTGAGCGCGGTCACGACCCCCAGCGTCTCGCTCAGGCCGTATCCGTGGTAGAGGCCGCAACCCAGTGCCTGCCGCATCCGCCAGACCTGCTCCCGGGCGCTCGGCGCGGTCCCGTAGACGAGCAGGCGCAGCGAGACGAGTCGCTGGGGCGAGAATGCCTCGTGGTCCAGGATCCGCTGGATCTGCGTAGGCACGATGATGGCGCTCGTCACCCGGTTGGACTCCACGGCTTCGATCCAGGCGCCCGCTTCGAACTGCGGCATGACCACGTGGGTGTGCGCCCCGTCGAGCATCGTGAACACCCGCGCCGCCGCCGACGTGTGGTGCAGCGGGGTCGACGTGAGGTACACCTCGTGCGCGCCGAACTCCTGCGACCTGGCGTTCATCGCCGCGTTGGCGGTCACCGCCGCATGGCTCAGGCACACACCCTTGGGCTCGCCGGTGGTACCGCTCGTGTAGACGATCAGGACGACATCCGAGGACTCGGGCAGGGATGGCAGCCCGGCGGCAGCTGTCGCCAGGGCGGCGCCGTGGCGCCCGCTGCCGTCCACGACAACGTCGAGGCCGGCCGCGCGCAGCGCCCCGGCGCCGGCGGCGTCGGCGAACGCCAGGGCGGGGCGCGCGTCGGACACCAGCCGGGCGACCTCCGCGTCCGCCAGTTCCGGCGCCAGCGGCACGCACGCCGCGCCGATTCGGGCTGCAGCCAAGTAGACGTCGATGTGCAGCCTGCTGTTGGCGGCGCGGAGGGCGACCCGATCGCCGCGGCCTACACCCGCCGCCGCGAGCCACGACGCAAGCCGGTCGACCCGGTCGGCCAGTTCGGCATAGGTGACCGTCTCGCCGGCGGCGA from bacterium harbors:
- a CDS encoding ABC transporter ATP-binding protein yields the protein MAEVILRQLTKHFGSVEAVEDVTLRIPDGEFLVLLGPSGCGKSTILRLIAGLEDATRGEILVDGELINFKDPTKRNVAMVFQNYALYPHMTVYKNVAFPLETARMARDEVAEAVQRAAEMLEIEALLKRLPEQLSGGQRQRVALARAIVRQPLVFLMDEPLSNLDAQLRLQTRLELMGLHERLGITTIYVTHDQVEAMTMGQRIAVMKDGRIQQMGDPTGVYDVPANTFVATFLGAPPMNLISGALERDNGQTYFRVEGYELAVDPAVSGIAPDVLTEAAGDAQLGVRPEHLTLASPDAEGLPGVVRFLEPVGSDLFVSVMVAGHAVQVRMPPDTQVNTGSNVRLAFDPARSHIFGADSQNLRS
- a CDS encoding D-aminoacylase — translated: MHDLVLSGGHVVDGTGGPPLRADVAVSDGRIASLGPAGSARRVIDVSGHLVAPGFVDMHSHSDLALLAEPDAEAKVMQGVTGEVIGQDGLAYAPFDDFTLAAVRTQTAGWVGDPPGLDYGWRTVAEYLERFEASPPSLNVAFLVPHGNLRMMTVGTDDRPATGAELAEMRSLVRQGMAEGALGLSTGLTYTPAMYAGTDELVELCSEIVPFGGYFSPHTRSYGRGVMEAYDEMVDVCLRSGAPLHLTHCQVSFPGNGGRAGELVDRLAAIDPRRLEISADSYCYVPGSTYMAAFLPNWAWTEGPEGVLAHLADPGAAERIRHELEDVGTDGFHGALMDWSAIEVSSVGSEEGRRWIGRRVSEIAAELAVSPWEAVRRLMLDERLNVNILTHVGHEDNVRTIMQLPFHMGGSDGIMTGARPHPRAWGTFARYLAHYARDEGMFGWPEIVRKLAALPNLRLRQFDRGLLRPGYWADIVVFDPDAVRDTATFQNPRQHPEGMPWVLVNGELVKDDDVHTGARPGRVLRSQLRTAA
- a CDS encoding SDR family NAD(P)-dependent oxidoreductase; translation: MTTPEHQPKVLLTGAAGHLGRRIATHLASSACRLALCDVDAARLAVLAAELTGGATAEDGRVVSIPVDVTNETDARAAVGNAQESLRGLDVLVNAHGIEGPTAPVEALDPDEVRRTFDVNVMSLFWLCGAAAEIFKTAGGGRIVNLASGAGLAGGAFTGVYHASKHAVVGLTRSLARELAPAGILVNAVCPGFVESPMVDRIVSSLGDLDLPTDYRSVVPLGRYADPDEVAETVRYLACEAPEYMTGACLVLDGGLRA
- a CDS encoding alanine racemase; its protein translation is MADRTIPAGGLLDIPASIETPSLVVDRARMEHNIADMAAYAAGRGIGLAPHAKTHRTPEIARLQMAAGAEMLCIAKLGEAEALADAGLDSFVMAYPIVGDAKIARARRLMHRANILLSVDSFGAAEALGAGMAAEGMTAEVLVITDTGYHRCGVPAGEAADFGAAIAPLPGLRLRGLITHEGHAYSKPGTDGLHNASVDAGELMVAAADEVRARGLDIDVVSVGSSATARHTTAVDGITQVRPGIYAFNDYGQVLRGVVGFDRCAARVVATVVSHVEPDRAILDAGSKSVSHDRLGIHVPGAPGGYGLVVDLPGWELYQLSEEHGWLRWTGDGPPGELTIGQRVQILPNHICSAFHMLGQSEIIDAGEHVATWIATGRGESR
- a CDS encoding sugar ABC transporter permease; translated protein: MTAVDAPVPEVVPDEWAAPSLSDSEYRWRARRYRFRTVRRAAGFLSPYLIVWGVFLAIPAVWGIFLSFNQGGLIRGDPRVFVGFENWTRTVSDSELRTAVKNTSIYVLIAIAVVFTLAIFLASLLNNYKKGSNFYKVALYFPLLAPPILGAIMWFFMVNFDFGILNLLKRSVLGGEGIRFLGDNPHALLTIVAVEVWRGLGFWVLFYLAGLQSVPEELQAAARIDGAGKWRRFRRITVPTLRPLLLFALVIAVIFNFQLFDSVQVLTDGGPRLGTATVVWFIHKRLFKFQDTGLAYASSIGLLVVVLILTALSFWLLGKRRQREA
- a CDS encoding RidA family protein gives rise to the protein MSTPVERLRAAGWELPPPPQPKGMYVPARRHGDLLHLSAHGPLGPDGGFTHRGVVGDALTLSEGRAAAAATALSLLASAAGALGDLSAISGVLRMTGYVNAAAGFEDHARVLDGASEVLEAAFGPDARPARSVVGVASLPFDLPIVTEATFVIGADDG
- a CDS encoding AMP-binding protein, whose product is MSTAGELPGPGAAAVPRRSVDLVPDLLATAVRSAPRRHAVLAAGETVTYAELADRVDRLASWLAAAGVGRGDRVALRAANSRLHIDVYLAAARIGAACVPLAPELADAEVARLVSDARPALAFADAAGAGALRAAGLDVVVDGSGRHGAALATAAAGLPSLPESSDVVLIVYTSGTTGEPKGVCLSHAAVTANAAMNARSQEFGAHEVYLTSTPLHHTSAAARVFTMLDGAHTHVVMPQFEAGAWIEAVESNRVTSAIIVPTQIQRILDHEAFSPQRLVSLRLLVYGTAPSAREQVWRMRQALGCGLYHGYGLSETLGVVTALTATDHAALAGPDDPRLGSIGRAIAGAEVVVRRSGGSATTPGEIGEITVRTPKTMSGYWGDRAATEAAFSDGWLLTGDLATVDGDGYITIVGRSKEIIISGGVNVHAAQVERAIAAHPDVEEVAVFGVPDPEWGEVPVAAVRAAAGSALRPGGVADLVAKRLDRRSRPRQVVFVEDFPRTATGKIRRQDLLSLLE
- a CDS encoding sugar ABC transporter substrate-binding protein — translated: MKLFRRRGSALGLVLLAVLGLIAASCAADTSDIEASADAAMSAAQGAATDAGVAIADAGAASAEASAASADAAAAGAEAQSAAADAAAAAADAAAALAAADAAQAAADLAQATAEGNEAAAAEAEAALAAAQAAADAAAAEASAAREEAAAAQAEADAARADAEAAQAEAEAAQAEAAAAQAEAEAAQAEAEAALEATARPFEGVTLKFGKAPHGPDEIALFETWFAPFEERTGITVEHTVVPWQDVESTYTASFAGDDPFDVTYQVSTHLTLFGDRGAFMDVLPLMSAPEYASERAHFIDSAIDASLYQGKLYGVPIIIGSTVMFVNLDLLEQAGVSEVPSTTDELIAAAQAVEANTDAIGFHVPMTTVDFNWYFNLQNVHNFGGDIVSDDYTSATLDSDAVRQATQFGADLICTHGVQPPIGQYNREEGISLFKGGQLAMLLDEPLRVTAFEDEGLPFNWDIAPPVGAPDGTQTMFSTTGHWSVAAGSSNPDAAWELAKFLSSAEFMTAYNEVYGWISPRDDITTFLGNEKLQRNLEWVLASWDGLVTHPNIAQILDEYGQALEAAASCEVSVDDALSGAQQRAAEILERG
- a CDS encoding carbohydrate ABC transporter permease, yielding MAGDVTPDPPALEEVPATDEISDADAMAERLAEAGRAKRASDRTRKILAYVVLSLFVVIAIGPAFYLISPAFRDSVSLFTYPPEWIPSEPTLENYRFLFSSTSYVRWAINTLIFAGSTTLLTLVTNSMAGYAFARLRFPGRNVLFFVVLATLMVPVAAVLAPTYLTVNTIGDWPIIGNWIDIDTYLGLILPSAVSPLGVFMMRQFIETLPDGLYEAARLDGAGEWRIFTRIVLPLIKPALVVLGIFVFMLTWASYLWPLVAATDNEFRVLTVGIASLKGQFVTDWGILAAASLLTIVPVTIVFLFFQKWFVQASMAGALKQ